One Palaeococcus ferrophilus DSM 13482 genomic window, TCCATCCAGGGCAGGAGACACGACCCCAAGAGTGAGGAAGAGCCGGGAAAGATTCCCCACGAGTTCCGGCTCGGTGAGCTGGCCCAGTCCGGAGCGGTTCCCTTCGGCCCCTACTATGGAACCGTTGATGCCACACCCCTCTACGTTGCCCTCGCCGGGGAGTACCTCCGGTGGACGGGGGATAGGACGCTCGTAGAGGAGCTCAAACCCAACCTCACAATGGCCGTCGAGTGGATTCTACGGAACCTCGAGGACGGCTACATAACCTACACTCCGGGAATACTCGGCAACAAGGGATGGAAGGACTCGAAGGACGCCATAGTGGACGAGGATGGAAAGACTCCGGAGCCCCCGATAGCGCTCGTGGAGGTTCAGGGCTACGCATACTGGGCGCTTAAGCTGGCAGGCGAGCTTGAGATGACGGAACACGACCCCAAGGCACTCCTCAAAGAGGCCGAAGAGCTAAAGAGGCGCTTCAACCGCGACTTCTGGGTTGATGGTTACTACGCCCTGGCGCTCGACGGAAAGGGCGAGCCCCTCCGGGTGGTCTCCTCCAACATGGGGCACCTGCTCCTCACGGGGATAGCCAAGCATGAAGAGAAAACCGCGGAGAGGCTGTTCCAGTCCGATATGCTCTCCAGCTATGGAATAAGGACGCTGAGCTCGGAAGAAAAGGCCTACAACCCCTTCAGCTACCACCGCGGAAGTGTGTGGCCCCACGACAACGCGCTAATAGCCCTCGGCCTCGCGAGGATCGGCAGGACCGACCTTGCGAAGGGGCTCGCAGAGAGGGTCTTCGCCGCCGCCAAGCTCATGCCGGAGAAGGAATTACCTGAGCTCTACAGCGGTCTGGACGAGCTCGTTCCCGTTCCGAGGGCCAACTCGCCGCAGGCGTGGAGTGCTGCCAGCGTTTTTGCACTCGTTACCGCCTCACTCGGCATGGAAGCCGGGGACGAGCTGACAGTTCAGCCGGCGGAGGGAGTGAACTACCTCATCAGGGGCGTGCGGTTCAGGGGAGGGAACTACCTCATACGGGCCAACGGGGGGGTTGAGGTTGAGCACCTCTGAGCCCATCCAATTCCACTTTCAAAAGCTCCGAAGGCCGGTTCTCTCGCCTTCTCAGCGGGGCTTTGACTCGAAGAACACCTACAACCCGGCCGTTGTCAAGAGGAGGGGCACCTTCGTCATGCTCTACCGCGCTGAGGCGGAGGGCGAGAAAATAACGGGCAGGATAGGACTCGCCCTCAGCGACGACGGGGTGAACTTCGTCAAGCATCCGGAGCCGGTTATGGAGCCCGAATACGGCTGGGAGAAGGTTGGGGTGGAAGACCCGAGGGTTGTAAAGGTTGGAGATACCTACTACATGACATACACCGGCTACGACGGGAACGTTGCGAGGCTGTGCATGGCCACTTCGAAGAACCTCTTGAACTGGAAGAAGCACGGCGTTCTCTTCGACGAGTTCCCCTTCGAGAAGAACGGGAAGGCAAACTGGACGAAGAGCGGGGCAATCCTGGCCGAGAAAATGAAGTCGGGCCCGTTCAAAGGAAGAT contains:
- a CDS encoding glycogen debranching N-terminal domain-containing protein: MRVILASNGAFTLTDEEGNMKNRYHGFYSLDTRFVRKAVLRVRPEPEFVGASSTFTTAVSHFSIEGRSVLVRRRRLDGAYTEELSFYNASDEPLSVEVLYTYEAPIEDIFQVRGFMGLKEEEPLKGGGFYSRKSSGEARSLRVETNLDREGETLRAGLELPPGGKEVLYVRFVPQVSGKTSSLLRGSGWRLKNTVFTGSVTLEGVFERAVENLSALTLSTVYGPVPLAGIPYFMCPFGRDAIITSLFLLPYYPEYAAGTLRLFASIQGRRHDPKSEEEPGKIPHEFRLGELAQSGAVPFGPYYGTVDATPLYVALAGEYLRWTGDRTLVEELKPNLTMAVEWILRNLEDGYITYTPGILGNKGWKDSKDAIVDEDGKTPEPPIALVEVQGYAYWALKLAGELEMTEHDPKALLKEAEELKRRFNRDFWVDGYYALALDGKGEPLRVVSSNMGHLLLTGIAKHEEKTAERLFQSDMLSSYGIRTLSSEEKAYNPFSYHRGSVWPHDNALIALGLARIGRTDLAKGLAERVFAAAKLMPEKELPELYSGLDELVPVPRANSPQAWSAASVFALVTASLGMEAGDELTVQPAEGVNYLIRGVRFRGGNYLIRANGGVEVEHL
- a CDS encoding glycoside hydrolase family 130 protein translates to MSTSEPIQFHFQKLRRPVLSPSQRGFDSKNTYNPAVVKRRGTFVMLYRAEAEGEKITGRIGLALSDDGVNFVKHPEPVMEPEYGWEKVGVEDPRVVKVGDTYYMTYTGYDGNVARLCMATSKNLLNWKKHGVLFDEFPFEKNGKANWTKSGAILAEKMKSGPFKGRYIMYFGDSNVWLAHSKDLLHWEYEEQPVLTPRGYLVEPGPAPMMTDEGILLIHNEAFGEVGSLVYTVQAALFDLDDPRRLLWRTEKPLLQPEFEWEKRGWVNNVVFAEAMVEHEGRFYLYYGGADRYVGLALSGTPGGLP